GATGGCATTGTCTTAGAAGTTGGAAAAGAAATTGGTTTTAAAGATGAGGAAAACTGGAACGGTTCTTTTATCCACTTTACACTCGAAAAGAAAAATTGGAATACGTTAGATGCTATAAGAGAGATTGCAAAACAAACAAAATCAAAAAGAAAGAACTTTGGATTTGCAGGAACCAAGGACAAATTTGCCATAACTACCCAAAGAGTAGGGTGTTTTGGTGTAAGTATTGAGGACTTAAAGAAGGTAAACATCCCAAACATAACATTGAGAGACTTTCAAAAAACCAACAAAAAACTTAAAATTGGTTGTTTATGGGGGAATAGATTCACGATAAAAGTTAGAGATGTAGAAGTTGATAAATCTGAGCTGGATAATATTTTAAAAGAACTCTCAAAATTAAAATACGTATTGAATTACTTTGGAATTCAAAGATTTGGGAGTGTAAGGCCAATAACTCATGTTGTTGGTAAGTTTATAGTGCAGAGGGACTTTGAAAGTGCATTTTATGCCTATTGTGGAACTCCTTTACCATACGATGGTGAGAAATCAAAAGAAGCAAGATCTTTAGTTGATGAAGGAAAATTTAAGGAAGCTCTAAAAATTTATCCGAGGATATTCTACTATGAGAAGAGGATGATTAAGTATTATTTAAAGCATAGAGATTATAAAAAATCTTTTAATGTCCTACCTCCACAACTAAAATCTATGTTTGTAAATGCATATCAGTCCTATCTATTCAATGAAATGATAAATGAAAGATATAAGTACGGATTTGAGCCGTTAGAGGGAGATATTTTAAAAGATGGTCTTCCTACGGGAGCATTGATTGGCTATAATTCAAAATTTGCAGATGGGATTCAAGGAGAAATTGAAAGAGATATATTGGAAAGAGAAGGCATAAAATTAGAGGATTTCAAAATTAAAGGTTTTGGCAATTTCTTTGGAGATCGAAGGCCATTAATAGCAAGAATATATGATTTAGAGTATAGAATTGATGATGATGGTTATGTTTTGAGGTTTAAATTGGAGAAGGGAACTTATGCAACTTCTGTATTAAGAGAATTTATTGATAAAAAAATTAATATATAAGTAATCAAAAATATATAACTGTCCTTTTTTAGGCATGGACCTTCTAGGGATGAAAGTGCCTAAGGACGTTCTGGCTACACGGCGGCCGTATCGAGTAGCCATCAGGCATCGATGAAGATGCGGTTTTCCAAAGCCAGATACATTTTTCGTTCATTTTGTTTATTATTGTTTATAGTTGTTTGCCTTACTTCTTAACCTTTATTTGGAATTTTACAATGAT
The sequence above is a segment of the Methanotorris igneus Kol 5 genome. Coding sequences within it:
- the truD gene encoding tRNA pseudouridine(13) synthase TruD; the protein is MKLNIISKQRKKETLKNLKEFRKAFRTNFRKNKIYKMIEKMPLNLNKYLTKYSTGGIIKKYPEDFIVEEITEDGIVLEVGKEIGFKDEENWNGSFIHFTLEKKNWNTLDAIREIAKQTKSKRKNFGFAGTKDKFAITTQRVGCFGVSIEDLKKVNIPNITLRDFQKTNKKLKIGCLWGNRFTIKVRDVEVDKSELDNILKELSKLKYVLNYFGIQRFGSVRPITHVVGKFIVQRDFESAFYAYCGTPLPYDGEKSKEARSLVDEGKFKEALKIYPRIFYYEKRMIKYYLKHRDYKKSFNVLPPQLKSMFVNAYQSYLFNEMINERYKYGFEPLEGDILKDGLPTGALIGYNSKFADGIQGEIERDILEREGIKLEDFKIKGFGNFFGDRRPLIARIYDLEYRIDDDGYVLRFKLEKGTYATSVLREFIDKKINI